CTCCAGATGGTGGTCTCCGTCGGCCCGCCGAGCGAGAACAGGCGCGGCTGGCCGGGCAGGGTGCGCAGGGTGGCCACCGTGGCCGGTTTAATATAGTCGCCGCCCTGGGCAATCAGCCGCAGCGACTTAAGGCCGCCTTCCGCTTTACAGGCCAGCAGCATCTCCAGAATCGCCGGCACCGAGCACCACAGGCTGACGCGGTGCTGCTCCACCAGCCGGTTCCAGGCAATGGCGTCCTTCTCCTGGTCCGCCGCCGGCAGCACCAGCGTCGCACCGCTGCACAGCGCGCCGAACAGGTCGAACAGCGACATATCGTGGTGCGGCGGCGTCACCGAGATCAGCACGTCCTCCGCCGTCACCTGCCAGCGCTGGATCGTGTGCGCCAGCACGTTGGCGGTGGCGCGGTTGTTCAGCACCACGCACTTCGGCCGGCCGGTGGTGCCGGAGGTGTAGAGGAAGTAGGCCGGTTCGCTGCTGCGGCTGCGGGCGATCAGCTCTGCGGCCCCCGGACAGTGGCCGTGCTCCGCCACCGGCGTCAGCAGCTGCTGCGGGGTGATGCCGTTGGCCAGCCCGCTGATATCCTGGCTGACCACCCAGCGCGGCTGGCTGTTCTCCAGCAGATAGTGGCGGCGCTCCGGCGGCGAGTTGATGTCGATCGGCAGCCAGACCGCCCCCAGCAGTGCGCAGGCCAGCTGGCTGATGATCATCTCCGGGCCGCGCGGCAGGTGGAGGGCAATCACTTCGCCGGGCTGCACGTCGCGCTGCTGCAGCTGGCTGATGGCGGTATGCACCGCCTCCCCCAGCTGCAGGTAGCTGTAGCGGCGTTCGCCGCAGATCAGCGCGGTGTTATTCAGCTGGCCGCCGAACAGGTTACCGGCCAGCACCGCGAGGAACGGATACGCCGCCACCTGCTGCTCATCGCCGTTATGGCGGTAGTGATCGCACGGCAGGAATTCGGCGGCGCGGTCGGCGGGCTGGCCGCTGCACAGCCGCTGCACGCGTTCGCCAATGGCGGCGAGCAGCGCGGTAATCATCGCGTCATCCAGCGCCTGCTCGGCGTAGTCGATATTCAGCAGCAGGTTTTTGTGCTGATCGAGATTCAGGCGGATATCCATCGCCACCTGCGGCGTCTGCGTCAGGCCGTCGTGGAAACGCACCGGCGCATCGGCGGGCAGGTTGGTCCACGACAGGCAGTTGGTCAGGATAACCGGCAGCCCCGGCGCGCTGCTCTCTTTATTCAGCAGCAGCCTGGAGAGATCGACGCCGGAGAACGCCAGATGATCCAGTGAGGTCAGCAGATCCTGCTGGAACGCCGCCGCCTGTGCCAGCAGCGGGGCAGCGGCATCGCGCCGCCACGGGGCGACGATAAAGGTCGAGGCGTTGGTCAGGTTGCCGCCCGCCGCCGGGAAGGCCACCGGCACGCCGACGCAGATCTCGCCGTCCGGCGTCCACAGCGCCAGCGTATCGAGGATAATCGCCGACAGGGTGGTGTTGCGGAACAGCTTCTGCGCCGAGCCGACTTTCGACAGCGCCTTCAGCTGCTCGCGTGAGACGGTCAGGGTCTGGCGGCGGTAGCGCGAGCGGCGGATCGACTCCAGCGGCGCGCTCCACGGCAGCCGCGACGGCGAGCTGACGTCCTGCAGCTTCTGCTGCCAGTAGTGCTGATCCGCCAGCCGTTTTGCCGCGTCCACCGGCGGCGCTGCGACGGTTGCCGGTGTGGCAGCAGCAGCCAGCGGCGCGTCGTCAAACAGCCGGGTGATGATGGCTGAAATGCCCTCGCCGTCGAGGATCAGCGCGTCAAAGCTGGTGAAAATCACCGTATCAAACGGCCCGTCCGCCAGCTGCACCAGCACGATGCCGTACGGCGGCTGCGCCGGATCGTGACGGTTGTGCGAGTGCTGTTCACGGAGGGTATCGACCTGCGCCAGGGCCGCCGCACGCTCAAGATGGCGCAGATCCACCACCTCCAGCCGCGCCTCTGCCGCAGGCAGCACGCGCTGGGTCAGGCGGTCGCTGTCAATGCAGGTGCGCAGCGCGGCGTAGTGCGCCACCAGCTGCTCCAGCCGGGCGCGTAACGCCGCCGGATCGGCGTGGCCGCGGTATTCGCGGAATTCGTGCATCGCCACGCCGCCCAGCGACCACAGCTCGCTGCGGCCCATCAGGTAGGCCTGCTGCAGCGGGGTCAGCGGCGTGCTGCCGTCGGCTGCCGCTGGCCGGCCGCTCACGCCGGAGGGTGTCGCCATCGCCCGCGCCGCACCGGGCTGTGCCAGTCCGGCCGTATTGCCGCTGCTGGCCGCTCCACCGGCTGAGCCGTGCGCACCGTTGCCGCCGGGGTGTCCGTCTGAACCCTGTGCCGCGTTGCCGCCGGCGTGACTGGCTGAGGATAAGGCCGCCCGGCCCGCCGCCGCAGCACCGTTTGCATCTGCGGCCCGATCGTCACCCAGCCCCGGCAGCAGCGCGGCCAGCGGCTGCGTCGCGCGTTCAGGATCGGCCGCCAGCTGGCTGAGCAGCTGGTGGTAGCGATCGAACAGGCCGTCGATACTGCCTGCAGGGAACGCATCCCGGCGCAGGTCCCAGTTGATCAGAATGCCGCCGTCGCAGGCCGCCACCTGGGCGTCCAGCGCCACCTGCGGCCCCTGGGAGATCACCCAGTTCATGCTGCCGAAGGTGCGCTGCACCTGCTCAGACCAGAGTTCGTCACCGTCGATGCCAAAACCGGCGGTAAACACCACCGGCGAGAACTGCAGGCTGCCGTGATGGCGCGACAGATCGCGCATCACGTTCACCCCCGGCCAGGCGGCGTGGCTAATCAGCTCGCCCAGCTGCGCCATCACCTGCTGGCCGTACTGCACCACGCTGGCTGCCGGATCGGGCTCGGCATTGAAGATCAGCAGATTGGTGAAATCGCCGATGATGTCGTCATTTTTGCTGCCGTAGTCGTCACGATGGAACAACGGCACGTTGAGGCGGAAGCGCGGCAGCGCCCAGCCTTCGGCCAGCGTGGCGGCAAACAGCGCGAGGAA
This portion of the Erwinia sp. E602 genome encodes:
- a CDS encoding amino acid adenylation domain-containing protein, whose product is MKALTAMQAASWVGRQSEPHLGGVAAHLYAEFDGHALDAGRLRQAVEALYQVHPMLRLRINADGQQHTDGPLPATLLRVDDLRAATPTECEAFLAERRLHGNTRLPDLTAGEACEIGLTQLSDDRSRLHVGLDMIAGDAESFRLLVEDLARFYHHPRLAIAATENRFFHWLEQHQQATNLQQRDRDRDWWRARLPSIPPAPPVPIQDARCHIDRLAVRLDAQQKQALTALARQQHLTLSALFLALFAATLAEGWALPRFRLNVPLFHRDDYGSKNDDIIGDFTNLLIFNAEPDPAASVVQYGQQVMAQLGELISHAAWPGVNVMRDLSRHHGSLQFSPVVFTAGFGIDGDELWSEQVQRTFGSMNWVISQGPQVALDAQVAACDGGILINWDLRRDAFPAGSIDGLFDRYHQLLSQLAADPERATQPLAALLPGLGDDRAADANGAAAAGRAALSSASHAGGNAAQGSDGHPGGNGAHGSAGGAASSGNTAGLAQPGAARAMATPSGVSGRPAAADGSTPLTPLQQAYLMGRSELWSLGGVAMHEFREYRGHADPAALRARLEQLVAHYAALRTCIDSDRLTQRVLPAAEARLEVVDLRHLERAAALAQVDTLREQHSHNRHDPAQPPYGIVLVQLADGPFDTVIFTSFDALILDGEGISAIITRLFDDAPLAAAATPATVAAPPVDAAKRLADQHYWQQKLQDVSSPSRLPWSAPLESIRRSRYRRQTLTVSREQLKALSKVGSAQKLFRNTTLSAIILDTLALWTPDGEICVGVPVAFPAAGGNLTNASTFIVAPWRRDAAAPLLAQAAAFQQDLLTSLDHLAFSGVDLSRLLLNKESSAPGLPVILTNCLSWTNLPADAPVRFHDGLTQTPQVAMDIRLNLDQHKNLLLNIDYAEQALDDAMITALLAAIGERVQRLCSGQPADRAAEFLPCDHYRHNGDEQQVAAYPFLAVLAGNLFGGQLNNTALICGERRYSYLQLGEAVHTAISQLQQRDVQPGEVIALHLPRGPEMIISQLACALLGAVWLPIDINSPPERRHYLLENSQPRWVVSQDISGLANGITPQQLLTPVAEHGHCPGAAELIARSRSSEPAYFLYTSGTTGRPKCVVLNNRATANVLAHTIQRWQVTAEDVLISVTPPHHDMSLFDLFGALCSGATLVLPAADQEKDAIAWNRLVEQHRVSLWCSVPAILEMLLACKAEGGLKSLRLIAQGGDYIKPATVATLRTLPGQPRLFSLGGPTETTIWSIWHEIEAGDTGQVPYGQPLPGVQYWICNEQGEHCPPGVTGRIHTAGAGLALGYLEAGQLMQHDFVEVTTPQGESVRAFKTGDEGYYRTDGTIMFASRINGYVKIRGIRVSLPEVEEALKQHPAIRDLVVVDFMAEARSEASLGLMYLTRDDRPLTQSALREFAARFLPASHIPTRLIHATALPLSSNGKTDRHQIRQQCITAAPAATGETPLQKVLSICQQHAGGSAAWDENSVFISMGMKLPQMQAIAADINQAFGRQLATLALIKCRTPKEVVALVTE